The Micromonospora sp. Llam0 genome includes a window with the following:
- the rpsT gene encoding 30S ribosomal protein S20, with translation MANIKSQIKRNRQNEKRRLRNKSVKSALKTAVRKFNEANANGDNEQAAALMREASRKLDKAVSKGVIHKNQAANRKSAIAKRLQSIGS, from the coding sequence GTGGCGAACATCAAGTCCCAGATCAAGCGCAACCGGCAGAACGAGAAGCGTCGGCTGCGGAACAAGTCGGTCAAGTCGGCGCTGAAGACCGCCGTCCGCAAGTTCAACGAGGCCAACGCGAACGGCGACAACGAGCAGGCCGCCGCGCTGATGCGGGAGGCCAGCCGCAAGCTCGACAAGGCCGTCAGCAAGGGCGTGATTCACAAGAACCAGGCGGCGAACCGCAAGTCCGCGATCGCCAAGCGCCTGCAGTCGATCGGCTCCTGA
- a CDS encoding NUDIX hydrolase — protein sequence MIPRGYGPSAAYCPRCGAGLSGPPPVRCGGCDYQLFQNSRPTVNVVVTDPARTRFLAIRRAKPPRAGHWETPGGFCDGAEHPRSAALRECREELGVEVELGALVGLYLGEYEFQDETLSVLECFFLATLVSDRVRLDSAEATECGWFALAEPPPLAFATMDVAVRDVAASSGR from the coding sequence GTGATCCCCCGTGGCTACGGCCCGAGCGCGGCGTACTGTCCGCGATGCGGAGCCGGGCTGTCCGGTCCGCCGCCGGTGCGCTGCGGCGGCTGCGACTACCAGCTGTTCCAGAATTCCCGGCCGACCGTCAACGTGGTGGTGACCGACCCGGCCCGGACCCGGTTCCTGGCCATCCGCCGGGCCAAGCCGCCCCGGGCCGGTCACTGGGAGACCCCTGGCGGGTTCTGTGACGGGGCGGAACATCCCCGGTCGGCGGCGCTGCGCGAGTGCCGGGAGGAGTTGGGCGTCGAGGTCGAGCTCGGTGCGCTGGTCGGCCTCTATCTGGGTGAGTACGAGTTCCAGGACGAGACGTTGAGCGTGCTGGAGTGCTTCTTCCTGGCCACCCTGGTCAGCGACCGGGTCCGACTCGACTCGGCCGAGGCCACCGAGTGCGGTTGGTTCGCCCTTGCCGAGCCGCCGCCGCTGGCCTTCGCGACCATGGACGTGGCGGTGCGGGACGTGGCGGCATCCTCCGGACGCTGA
- the lepA gene encoding translation elongation factor 4, with amino-acid sequence MPPTPDSGVNAPGATEPGSIRNFCIIAHIDHGKSTLADRMLQLTEVVDPRQMRAQYLDRMDIERERGITIKSQAVRMPWTIRAGERQGESAVLNMIDTPGHVDFTYEVSRSLAACEGAVLLVDAAQGIEAQTLANLYLALENDLHVIPVLNKIDLPAAQPEKYAEELAHLIGGDPADCIRVSGKTGEGVPYLLDEIVRQFTPPVGDAAAPARAMIFDSVYDVYRGVVTYVRVIDGRIEARDRIKMMSTGAVHELLEIGVISPEMIKANGLGVGEVGYLITGVKDVRQSRVGDTVTINGRPASAPLGGYKDPRPMVYSGLYPIDGSDYPALREALDKLKLNDAALTYEPETSGALGFGFRCGFLGLLHLEIIRERLEREFNLDLISTAPNVVYRVVMEDGETATVTNPSEYPTGKIAEVHEPVVRATVLTPNDYVGAVMELCQGRRGSLQGMDYLSADRVELRYTLPLAEIIFDFFDQLKSRTKGYASLDYEPSGEQPSDLVKVDILLHGEPVDAFSAIVHKEKAYSYGTTIAAKLRNLIPRQQFEVPIQAAIGSRVIARETIRAIRKDVLAKCYGGDISRKRKLLEKQKEGKKRMKMVGRVEVPQEAFIAALSTSDGGSSDGKAGGKR; translated from the coding sequence GTGCCTCCGACGCCCGATTCCGGCGTGAACGCCCCCGGTGCCACCGAACCCGGCAGCATCCGGAACTTCTGCATCATCGCGCACATTGACCACGGCAAGTCGACCCTCGCCGACCGGATGCTCCAGCTCACCGAGGTGGTCGACCCGCGCCAGATGCGGGCCCAGTACCTGGACCGGATGGACATCGAACGGGAACGCGGCATCACGATCAAGAGCCAGGCGGTACGGATGCCCTGGACCATCCGCGCCGGTGAACGCCAGGGCGAGTCCGCCGTGCTCAACATGATCGACACCCCGGGGCACGTCGACTTCACCTACGAGGTGTCCCGGTCACTCGCCGCGTGCGAGGGCGCGGTGCTGCTGGTCGACGCGGCGCAGGGGATCGAAGCCCAGACGCTGGCGAATCTGTACCTGGCGCTGGAGAACGACCTGCACGTCATTCCGGTGCTCAACAAGATCGACCTTCCTGCGGCGCAGCCGGAGAAGTACGCCGAGGAGCTGGCGCACCTGATCGGCGGCGATCCGGCCGACTGCATCCGGGTCTCCGGCAAGACCGGTGAAGGTGTTCCGTACCTGCTCGACGAGATCGTCCGCCAGTTCACCCCGCCGGTCGGTGACGCGGCGGCACCGGCGCGGGCCATGATCTTCGACTCGGTGTACGACGTCTACCGGGGGGTGGTGACCTACGTCCGGGTGATCGACGGGCGGATCGAGGCCCGCGACCGGATCAAGATGATGTCCACCGGCGCGGTCCACGAGCTGCTGGAGATCGGGGTGATCTCGCCAGAGATGATCAAGGCGAACGGGCTCGGTGTCGGCGAGGTCGGTTACCTGATCACCGGGGTCAAGGACGTCCGGCAGTCCCGGGTGGGGGACACCGTCACCATCAACGGTCGGCCGGCGAGTGCGCCGCTCGGCGGCTACAAGGATCCGCGGCCGATGGTGTACTCCGGGCTGTATCCGATCGACGGCTCCGACTACCCGGCGCTGCGTGAGGCGCTGGACAAACTGAAGCTCAACGACGCGGCGTTGACCTACGAGCCGGAGACGTCCGGCGCGCTCGGCTTCGGGTTCCGCTGCGGCTTCCTGGGCCTGCTGCACCTGGAGATCATCCGGGAGCGGTTGGAGCGGGAGTTCAACCTCGACCTGATCTCGACCGCACCGAACGTGGTCTACCGGGTGGTGATGGAGGATGGCGAGACGGCCACCGTCACCAACCCGAGTGAGTACCCGACCGGCAAGATCGCCGAGGTGCACGAGCCGGTGGTCCGGGCCACCGTACTGACCCCGAACGACTACGTCGGTGCGGTGATGGAGCTGTGCCAGGGGCGGCGCGGCTCGTTGCAGGGCATGGACTACCTCTCCGCCGACCGGGTGGAGCTGCGCTACACGCTGCCGCTCGCCGAGATCATCTTCGACTTCTTCGACCAGCTGAAGAGCCGGACCAAGGGCTACGCCTCGCTGGACTACGAGCCTTCCGGCGAGCAGCCGTCGGACCTGGTCAAGGTGGACATCCTGCTGCACGGCGAGCCGGTGGACGCGTTCAGTGCGATCGTGCACAAGGAGAAGGCGTACAGCTACGGTACGACGATCGCCGCCAAGCTGCGCAACCTCATCCCGCGCCAGCAGTTCGAGGTGCCGATCCAGGCTGCGATCGGCAGCCGGGTGATCGCCCGGGAGACGATCCGGGCGATCCGTAAGGACGTGCTGGCCAAATGCTATGGCGGCGACATCAGCCGTAAGCGCAAGCTGCTGGAGAAGCAGAAGGAAGGCAAGAAGCGGATGAAGATGGTCGGCCGGGTGGAGGTGCCGCAGGAGGCGTTCATCGCGGCTCTGTCCACCTCGGACGGCGGTAGCTCGGACGGGAAGGCCGGCGGCAAGCGGTGA
- the holA gene encoding DNA polymerase III subunit delta, with product MAGVKIAAPPAVVLVLGDEELLVTRAVTEAVQAARATDPDADVREYEAGAVSAGEVAEMLSPSLFGGRRLLVLRSGQDARKDLTAALLGYAKQPDPDVTLLVTHAGGAKGKAFADGLRSAGATVVPAAKLKGHRERVAFVRDEFRRAGGRCTDDAAEALLAAVGNDLRELSAACAQLLADTGGRVDAATVARYYRGRAEVSGFTVADAAIIGDVPGALEALRWALHVGVDPVPIADALADGIRTVARVASAGRGSPYQLASSLGMPAWKIERAQRQSRGWSAEGLVDAMHAAARCNADVKGGSDDRDYALERAVVAVAQARRSGGDLR from the coding sequence ATGGCGGGCGTGAAAATTGCCGCCCCGCCCGCCGTGGTGCTCGTGCTCGGTGACGAGGAACTTCTGGTCACTCGGGCTGTGACGGAAGCCGTCCAGGCTGCCCGGGCCACCGATCCCGACGCCGACGTGCGGGAGTACGAGGCGGGCGCGGTCAGTGCCGGCGAGGTCGCCGAGATGCTCAGTCCGTCCCTGTTCGGCGGTCGGCGACTGCTCGTCCTGCGCAGTGGCCAGGACGCCCGCAAGGACCTGACCGCCGCGCTGCTCGGCTACGCGAAGCAACCCGATCCGGACGTGACGCTGCTGGTCACCCACGCGGGCGGTGCCAAAGGGAAGGCCTTCGCCGACGGGCTGCGGTCGGCCGGGGCGACCGTGGTGCCGGCGGCCAAGCTCAAGGGGCACCGGGAACGGGTCGCCTTCGTCCGCGACGAGTTTCGTCGCGCCGGCGGCCGGTGCACCGACGACGCCGCCGAGGCGCTACTCGCCGCTGTCGGCAACGACTTGCGGGAACTGTCTGCGGCCTGCGCCCAACTGCTGGCCGACACGGGCGGCCGGGTCGACGCGGCGACCGTGGCCCGGTACTACCGGGGCCGTGCTGAAGTGAGTGGATTCACCGTGGCCGACGCAGCGATCATCGGTGACGTGCCGGGAGCCCTGGAAGCACTGCGCTGGGCCCTGCACGTCGGGGTTGATCCGGTGCCGATCGCCGACGCGCTCGCCGACGGCATCCGTACCGTGGCCCGGGTCGCGTCCGCCGGGCGGGGGAGCCCGTACCAGTTGGCGAGCAGTCTCGGCATGCCCGCGTGGAAGATCGAGCGTGCGCAACGGCAGAGCCGGGGCTGGAGCGCGGAAGGCCTGGTCGATGCCATGCATGCGGCGGCGCGGTGCAACGCCGATGTCAAGGGCGGGTCGGACGACCGGGACTACGCACTGGAACGGGCCGTCGTCGCGGTCGCGCAGGCCCGCCGCAGCGGTGGTGATCTGCGTTGA
- a CDS encoding GlsB/YeaQ/YmgE family stress response membrane protein, whose product MTVTGIITALIVGLIIGALGRLVVPGKQNIPIWLTMLIGVGAALLGTVIARAAGFASTAGFDWREFFVQVILAAVGVALVVGVGGRRSMSRY is encoded by the coding sequence ATGACCGTTACCGGCATCATCACCGCTCTCATCGTCGGCCTCATCATCGGCGCGCTCGGCCGGCTGGTCGTGCCGGGCAAGCAGAACATCCCGATCTGGTTGACCATGCTGATCGGCGTCGGCGCCGCGCTGCTGGGCACCGTCATCGCCCGTGCCGCCGGTTTCGCCAGCACCGCCGGCTTCGACTGGCGGGAGTTCTTCGTGCAGGTGATCCTGGCCGCGGTCGGTGTGGCCCTGGTCGTCGGGGTCGGTGGTCGCCGCAGCATGAGCCGGTACTGA
- a CDS encoding phytanoyl-CoA dioxygenase family protein, whose product MFDYGGRTGYEAISDIDRKEFHEQGFLLLRNVLTEDHRAALEAAVDRVYAEEKAAGKTTADGTLHLLGFLDRDELFGDLLTHPIAFPYMWGLAGWNIYTHHNHLDVTPPALEPEKPYWGWHQDGYRQNSDPETMDPNLPRPMFSLKVAYVLSDLSETGRGATKVIPGSHLRNSLPRPADLTVHNPDPEGTVEITANPGDAFIFDRRQWHSRSTNLSTITRKMLFIGYTYRWIRPLDELHVDKDRQWWANRTPVQRQLLGEGTHTANYWGINWDGYIDDEIPLRKELKERGLLDRSIPWLR is encoded by the coding sequence GTGTTCGATTACGGCGGGCGGACCGGTTACGAAGCGATCAGCGACATCGACCGCAAGGAGTTCCACGAGCAGGGCTTCCTCCTGCTGCGCAACGTGCTGACCGAGGACCACCGGGCGGCGCTCGAGGCCGCGGTCGACCGGGTGTACGCCGAGGAGAAGGCCGCCGGCAAGACCACCGCCGACGGCACCCTGCATCTGCTGGGCTTCCTGGACCGCGACGAACTCTTCGGCGACCTGCTCACCCATCCGATCGCGTTCCCGTACATGTGGGGGCTGGCCGGTTGGAACATCTACACCCACCACAACCACCTCGACGTCACCCCACCGGCGCTGGAGCCGGAGAAGCCGTACTGGGGGTGGCACCAGGACGGCTACCGGCAGAACTCCGACCCGGAGACGATGGACCCGAACCTGCCCCGGCCGATGTTCTCGCTGAAGGTGGCCTACGTCCTGTCCGACCTGTCGGAGACCGGCCGCGGCGCCACCAAGGTGATCCCCGGCAGCCACCTGCGCAACTCGCTGCCCCGCCCGGCCGACCTCACCGTGCACAACCCGGATCCCGAAGGCACGGTCGAGATCACCGCGAACCCGGGCGACGCGTTCATCTTCGACCGCCGGCAGTGGCACTCCCGGTCGACCAACCTGTCCACGATCACCCGCAAGATGCTGTTCATCGGGTACACGTACCGCTGGATCCGCCCGTTGGACGAGTTGCATGTCGACAAGGACCGCCAGTGGTGGGCGAACCGGACGCCGGTGCAGCGACAACTGCTCGGCGAAGGCACCCATACCGCGAACTACTGGGGCATCAACTGGGACGGCTACATCGACGACGAGATCCCGCTCCGTAAGGAACTCAAGGAGCGCGGGCTGCTCGACCGCAGCATCCCCTGGCTGCGCTGA
- a CDS encoding phosphotransferase — MATVRLPAIRYDATSVRPAWADLPPDLRAAICGRLGSPVTWATSAGGGFTRGFAATLTTSAGERVFVKAASLVEQRHLSDWYAREAALTAELPAQVAAARPRWTLTTAGYFVLCLDAVDGRMPALPWAAAELDAALASWAGAARALRRPPAGLVNIGLPRLADLASADLAWWQEIAAGREAMPVFGTDGDGDRLLRRHLPELASLEADLPHLVANDAVIHGDLRLDNLLIDRTGMAWICDWTWVCHGPAWFDTTSLLVTAYASGLDADTLFARHPTAVDAPPGGLDAALAALSGYWLTRASAGPTGASPHVRAHQRFSGETALAWLAARRGWPGPFWPAHR, encoded by the coding sequence GTGGCTACAGTGCGGTTGCCCGCTATCCGGTACGACGCGACATCGGTCCGCCCCGCCTGGGCGGACCTCCCACCCGATCTGCGCGCGGCGATCTGCGGTCGGCTCGGCAGCCCGGTGACCTGGGCGACCAGCGCCGGCGGCGGCTTCACTCGGGGCTTCGCCGCGACACTGACCACCTCGGCCGGCGAACGGGTGTTCGTCAAGGCCGCGTCGCTGGTCGAGCAGCGACACCTCAGTGACTGGTACGCCCGCGAGGCGGCGCTGACGGCCGAACTGCCGGCCCAGGTGGCGGCGGCCAGACCGCGGTGGACACTCACCACCGCCGGCTACTTCGTACTCTGTCTCGACGCGGTCGACGGCCGGATGCCGGCGCTGCCCTGGGCTGCGGCCGAGCTCGACGCCGCCCTGGCCAGCTGGGCGGGCGCGGCCCGCGCTCTACGCCGGCCGCCGGCCGGGCTGGTCAACATCGGTCTGCCCCGGCTGGCCGACCTGGCCAGCGCCGACCTGGCCTGGTGGCAGGAGATCGCCGCCGGCCGGGAAGCCATGCCGGTGTTCGGCACCGACGGCGACGGCGACAGGCTGCTCCGGCGGCACCTGCCGGAGCTGGCGTCCCTGGAGGCCGACCTGCCCCACCTGGTGGCCAACGACGCGGTGATTCACGGCGACCTGCGCCTCGACAACCTGCTGATCGACCGGACCGGGATGGCGTGGATCTGCGACTGGACCTGGGTGTGTCACGGTCCCGCTTGGTTCGACACGACGAGCCTGCTGGTCACCGCGTACGCCAGTGGTCTCGACGCGGACACGCTGTTCGCCCGGCACCCGACTGCGGTCGACGCGCCGCCCGGCGGGCTGGACGCGGCGCTGGCGGCGCTCTCCGGCTACTGGCTGACCCGGGCGTCAGCCGGACCCACCGGCGCCTCCCCGCACGTCCGTGCTCACCAGCGGTTCAGCGGGGAGACGGCGCTGGCCTGGCTGGCCGCCCGACGCGGTTGGCCCGGCCCGTTTTGGCCGGCGCACCGGTGA